The following are from one region of the Paenalkalicoccus suaedae genome:
- the dxs gene encoding 1-deoxy-D-xylulose-5-phosphate synthase: protein MDLLSIKDPTFLKGLNDEELSDLAQDIRNFLIEKLSVTGGHLGPNLGVVELTLVMHQLFDSPNDKFLWDVGHQAYVHKILTGRADQFDQLRQYKGLCGFPKRSESDHDVWETGHSSTSLSGAMGMAIARDMQGKDNTVIPVIGDGALTGGMALEALNHIGHEQKDMIVVLNDNEMSIAPNVGALHSMLGRMRSAGKYQKAKEDLEMLLKKVPAVGGRLAATAERVKDSLKYLLVSGMFFEEMGFTYLGPIDGHDMQELKSNFTYAKKTKGPVLMHVITKKGKGYAPAENDAKGTWHGLGPYKIESGEVVKKPGPPSYSGVFAETMKKIARTDERLVTVTAAMPGGTGLDKFAKEFPDRMFDVGIAEQHATTMSAGLATQGMKPVFAVYSTFLQRGYDQLVHDVCRQNLPVVFAIDRAGLVGADGETHQGVFDISYLRHLPNMQIVHPKDENELQHMLYTAVMQNNGPIAVRYPRGNGFGIPMDEELRELPLGKWEVLKEGADLSILTFGTMIPVAMEAAEQLKQAGIEVEVINARSIKPLDKEMLNELAQQEKPIITLEETALLGGFGSSVLEHFHENSYHSVVVERLGIPDWYIEHGSVPELLEEIGLTVDGVQQAVHKLVPRKRQRA from the coding sequence GTGGATTTATTATCAATTAAGGATCCAACTTTCTTAAAGGGATTAAATGACGAAGAACTAAGCGACCTTGCTCAGGACATTCGAAATTTTTTAATTGAAAAGCTATCTGTAACAGGTGGACATTTAGGTCCGAATTTAGGTGTTGTAGAATTAACACTTGTGATGCACCAATTATTCGATAGCCCGAACGATAAGTTTTTATGGGATGTTGGACACCAAGCGTATGTTCATAAGATTTTGACAGGTAGAGCAGATCAGTTTGATCAGTTAAGACAGTACAAAGGGCTCTGCGGTTTTCCAAAACGTTCTGAAAGTGATCACGATGTTTGGGAGACGGGGCATAGCTCTACTTCTCTATCCGGTGCCATGGGGATGGCTATTGCCCGTGACATGCAAGGGAAAGATAATACCGTCATTCCTGTAATCGGCGATGGTGCTTTGACCGGAGGTATGGCATTGGAAGCGCTTAACCACATTGGTCATGAGCAGAAGGATATGATTGTTGTGTTAAACGATAATGAAATGTCCATCGCGCCAAACGTTGGTGCTCTCCATTCCATGCTTGGAAGAATGAGAAGCGCTGGCAAATATCAAAAGGCTAAAGAAGACCTTGAAATGCTTCTTAAGAAAGTCCCGGCAGTTGGTGGCAGATTAGCAGCCACTGCTGAACGAGTAAAGGATAGTTTAAAGTATCTATTAGTATCTGGAATGTTTTTCGAAGAGATGGGCTTTACATATTTAGGACCAATTGATGGTCATGATATGCAGGAGCTTAAGTCAAATTTCACCTATGCTAAAAAAACAAAAGGTCCAGTGCTCATGCACGTCATCACGAAAAAAGGTAAGGGCTACGCACCTGCTGAAAATGATGCAAAAGGCACGTGGCATGGCTTAGGGCCATATAAAATTGAGTCAGGTGAAGTTGTCAAAAAGCCGGGACCACCAAGCTATAGCGGTGTTTTTGCAGAAACGATGAAAAAGATTGCGAGAACGGACGAGCGTCTTGTAACAGTTACTGCAGCGATGCCTGGAGGAACCGGATTAGACAAATTCGCTAAGGAATTCCCAGATAGAATGTTTGATGTTGGTATTGCAGAGCAACATGCGACAACCATGTCGGCTGGTTTAGCTACTCAAGGAATGAAACCAGTATTTGCTGTTTATTCAACATTCTTACAGAGAGGCTATGACCAACTTGTACACGACGTTTGTCGCCAAAACCTACCAGTTGTCTTTGCGATCGACCGAGCAGGATTAGTAGGAGCTGACGGTGAAACGCATCAAGGAGTATTCGATATTTCTTACTTACGTCACTTGCCAAACATGCAAATTGTCCATCCTAAGGATGAGAATGAGCTTCAGCATATGCTCTACACAGCGGTTATGCAAAATAATGGTCCTATAGCAGTTCGATACCCACGAGGTAACGGGTTTGGAATCCCAATGGATGAGGAGCTTCGCGAACTACCGTTAGGTAAGTGGGAGGTCCTTAAAGAAGGTGCCGATTTATCGATTTTAACATTCGGTACAATGATCCCTGTTGCTATGGAGGCTGCGGAGCAATTGAAGCAAGCGGGAATTGAAGTAGAGGTGATTAACGCACGTTCGATCAAACCTCTAGATAAAGAGATGCTTAATGAGCTTGCTCAGCAGGAAAAACCGATCATAACGCTTGAGGAAACAGCGTTACTTGGAGGTTTTGGAAGCTCCGTATTAGAGCATTTCCACGAAAATAGTTATCATTCTGTTGTTGTAGAGCGATTAGGTATTCCTGATTGGTACATTGAACACGGTAGTGTTCCCGAACTGTTAGAAGAAATCGGCTTAACGGTAGACGGCGTACAGCAAGCAGTTCACAAATTAGTACCAAGAAAGAGGCAACGAGCATAA
- a CDS encoding TlyA family RNA methyltransferase — MKKDRIDVLLVEKGLMETREKAKRAVMAGLVLANGERIDKPGQKVDIEANLTLKGQVLPYVSRGGLKLEKAITAFELDLNKRTVLDIGASTGGFTDCSLQNGATLVYALDVGYNQLAWKLRQHEQVEVMERTNFRYCTKEDFQKGEPNFATIDVSFISLRIILPVLYTILAEGGDVVALIKPQFEAGREDVGKKGIVRDKKVHERVIAEVISFSETLGFHVNNLTSSPIKGGEGNIEFLLHLQKKAEPSPYNQELIKEIVRVSHE; from the coding sequence ATGAAAAAAGATAGAATTGATGTTTTACTAGTTGAAAAAGGATTAATGGAGACGCGGGAAAAAGCAAAGCGCGCCGTTATGGCTGGCCTTGTGCTAGCTAACGGCGAAAGAATTGATAAGCCCGGTCAAAAAGTAGATATTGAGGCAAATTTAACTTTAAAAGGTCAGGTTTTGCCTTATGTTAGTAGAGGTGGTTTGAAGCTTGAGAAAGCGATCACTGCCTTCGAGCTTGATTTAAATAAGAGAACGGTTCTTGATATTGGTGCATCTACTGGTGGATTTACGGACTGCTCTTTGCAAAACGGTGCAACACTCGTCTATGCATTAGACGTTGGGTATAACCAGCTAGCTTGGAAGCTACGTCAGCATGAGCAAGTGGAAGTGATGGAGCGAACAAACTTTAGATACTGCACAAAAGAAGATTTTCAAAAAGGTGAGCCCAACTTTGCTACAATTGATGTATCCTTTATCTCTCTGCGAATTATTTTACCCGTACTTTATACGATCTTGGCTGAAGGTGGCGACGTGGTTGCCCTCATTAAGCCTCAGTTTGAAGCAGGTCGAGAAGATGTCGGTAAAAAAGGAATTGTTAGGGATAAAAAAGTTCATGAACGAGTGATTGCAGAAGTCATTTCTTTTTCGGAGACGCTAGGATTCCATGTAAACAACCTTACGTCCTCTCCAATAAAAGGTGGAGAAGGAAATATTGAATTCCTTTTACACCTTCAAAAGAAGGCGGAGCCGTCCCCATATAATCAAGAACTGATAAAAGAAATTGTGAGGGTGTCTCACGAGTAA
- the ahrC gene encoding transcriptional regulator AhrC/ArgR — protein sequence MNKGQRHIKIRDIIGNKDIETQDELVDQLRESGFNVTQATVSRDIKELHLVKVPMMDGRYKYSLPSDQRFNPLQKLKRALMDSFVSVDFTANMIVIKTLPGNANSVGALIDNLDWAEIMGTICGDDTILIICRKENESKPVADRFLDML from the coding sequence ATGAATAAAGGCCAACGGCATATAAAAATTAGAGATATTATTGGAAATAAAGATATAGAAACGCAGGATGAATTAGTTGATCAGCTAAGAGAGTCTGGATTTAACGTTACACAAGCTACGGTGAGTAGGGACATTAAAGAATTACATTTAGTAAAAGTACCAATGATGGATGGACGCTATAAATATAGTCTTCCTTCCGACCAACGTTTTAATCCCCTGCAAAAATTAAAGAGAGCGTTGATGGATAGTTTTGTATCCGTTGACTTCACTGCAAACATGATTGTTATTAAAACACTACCTGGTAATGCGAATTCCGTTGGTGCTTTAATAGATAATCTTGATTGGGCAGAAATTATGGGGACCATATGTGGAGACGATACCATTCTTATTATCTGCCGTAAAGAGAATGAATCCAAACCAGTAGCAGATCGATTTTTAGACATGCTATAA
- the recN gene encoding DNA repair protein RecN, translating to MLLELSIRNFAIIDEVTISFDEGLTVLTGETGAGKSIIIDAIGQLIGGRGSVEFVRHGSKRAEIEGLFSIQESRSQELSRLLIDVGVKLDEEETIVLRREMTQQGKSVCRINGKLTTLAILRQVGQQLVDIHGQHEHQQLLQTEKHVMFLDRFAEDDLRESKAEYRAVYDKFLKKRQQLTQVSSDEKQMAQRLDLISYQFEEIKKAELVPNEDQELQEEKKRLDNSEGLYQNVHGAYDSLYGDGKGLEWVMAAMNQMEEAAELDPNLQQVLETITSNYYLLEEATYSLRDYYEAIEFDPDRLNTIEARLSEITQLKRKYGETVNAVIEYATSIEEELDTLTNREQRLEQWEKELESIANDLRIEGENLTAIRKRSSVKLQEAISQQLQDLYMKNTNFDVAIETRMNGELRAEDLLKRNPFTPNGIDEIGFLVATNKGEPLKSLAKVASGGEISRMILALKSILSRHEGVTSLIFDEVDTGVSGRVAQAIAEKIHGLSIGSQVLCITHLPQVAAMADTHLFISKNEENDRTTTDVRPLTNKEQVEEISRMISGVEITELTRQHATELLDQARSSKTDQS from the coding sequence TTGCTTTTAGAGCTGTCAATTCGTAATTTTGCCATTATAGATGAAGTGACTATATCATTTGATGAAGGGCTTACAGTTTTAACTGGAGAAACTGGAGCAGGAAAGTCTATTATCATTGATGCCATAGGGCAACTTATTGGTGGGCGAGGATCTGTAGAATTTGTACGGCACGGGAGTAAGAGAGCGGAAATAGAAGGGTTGTTTTCGATCCAAGAATCTAGGTCTCAGGAGTTATCTCGTTTGCTCATAGATGTTGGGGTTAAATTAGATGAAGAAGAGACAATTGTTTTACGACGTGAAATGACTCAGCAGGGCAAAAGTGTATGTCGTATAAACGGGAAACTTACAACTCTTGCCATTTTAAGGCAGGTTGGTCAGCAACTTGTCGATATTCATGGTCAGCATGAACACCAACAGCTTTTGCAAACAGAGAAGCATGTGATGTTTTTGGATCGATTTGCAGAGGACGATCTTCGAGAGTCGAAGGCAGAGTATCGAGCGGTTTACGATAAATTTTTAAAGAAGCGCCAGCAGCTTACTCAAGTTTCGTCTGACGAAAAGCAAATGGCTCAAAGATTAGATTTGATCTCTTACCAATTTGAGGAGATTAAAAAGGCTGAGCTTGTCCCAAATGAAGACCAGGAGCTTCAAGAAGAAAAAAAGCGCCTTGATAATAGCGAAGGTTTATACCAGAATGTACATGGAGCCTATGACTCTTTATATGGAGATGGTAAAGGGCTTGAGTGGGTAATGGCTGCTATGAATCAGATGGAAGAAGCGGCTGAGCTAGATCCTAATTTGCAACAGGTGCTAGAGACAATTACGAGCAATTACTATTTATTGGAAGAAGCTACATATAGCCTGCGTGATTATTACGAGGCAATTGAATTTGATCCTGATCGCCTGAATACAATCGAAGCGAGACTGTCAGAAATAACGCAACTAAAAAGAAAATACGGGGAAACCGTTAATGCTGTCATTGAATACGCAACCTCTATAGAAGAAGAATTAGACACGCTCACAAATAGAGAGCAACGACTAGAGCAGTGGGAGAAGGAGCTTGAATCGATCGCGAATGATCTTCGTATTGAGGGGGAAAACTTAACTGCTATACGTAAGCGATCTTCTGTGAAGCTTCAGGAAGCTATCTCACAGCAACTGCAAGATTTATATATGAAGAACACAAACTTTGATGTTGCAATTGAGACTCGAATGAACGGGGAACTTCGTGCGGAGGATTTATTAAAACGTAATCCCTTTACTCCAAATGGAATCGATGAGATAGGATTTTTAGTTGCGACAAATAAAGGCGAACCCCTGAAGTCACTTGCAAAAGTAGCATCTGGTGGTGAGATTTCTAGAATGATCTTAGCATTAAAATCTATTTTAAGCAGACATGAAGGCGTCACATCATTAATATTCGATGAAGTAGATACAGGAGTAAGTGGACGCGTTGCTCAAGCCATTGCTGAAAAGATACATGGTTTGTCAATTGGCTCTCAAGTGCTGTGTATCACTCACCTACCTCAAGTAGCGGCAATGGCTGATACTCATTTGTTCATTTCTAAGAATGAGGAAAATGATCGAACGACAACAGATGTAAGGCCGCTAACTAATAAAGAACAAGTAGAAGAAATTAGCCGAATGATATCTGGAGTCGAAATTACAGAATTGACAAGACAACATGCTACAGAGTTGCTTGATCAAGCAAGATCATCAAAAACAGATCAAAGCTAA
- the spoIVB gene encoding SpoIVB peptidase, with protein MRHIGWHAALILVLFCYIGTPIGELFHLEDDYTAAIGEATTHTVFDVLEVEKPFSFVDDELISLEASSSKAILGYKNIPLKEVTIHSKDRPILYPSGASIGVQIEMDGVLIVGFYLLQADGSRQLSPLGGGLEVGDRIYKLNQTEVGSVEEVMHVLQDAKGDVISIHIVRDEKEMVIDVPLQRTSLDQAKIGLYIRDSVAGIGTLTFVQENGMFGALGHVIADGDTKLPVQIENGKVLHSRVTSIKKGASGHPGEKLASFDRKSGYIGSVESNTEFGIYGHAITSVLSKVMPDTGLPIAFAHEVEEAEAEIWTVVEDDKIEKFTIEIVSNKPRKHASSKGLVVKVTDARLLNKTGGIIQGMSGSPIIQDGKIIGAISHVFVNDPSRGYGCHIEWMLDEVDALASVTN; from the coding sequence ATGAGGCATATCGGTTGGCATGCGGCACTTATACTTGTTCTATTTTGTTATATAGGTACCCCGATAGGCGAGCTTTTTCACTTGGAGGATGATTACACAGCTGCTATTGGGGAAGCCACGACGCATACGGTGTTTGATGTATTGGAGGTTGAAAAGCCATTTAGCTTTGTGGATGATGAACTAATAAGCCTTGAAGCATCAAGCTCTAAAGCGATCTTAGGATATAAAAACATCCCTCTTAAAGAAGTAACTATACACAGTAAAGATCGACCTATCCTTTATCCAAGTGGAGCTTCCATTGGTGTACAAATCGAGATGGACGGTGTATTAATTGTGGGATTTTATTTACTGCAAGCCGATGGATCTCGTCAATTATCTCCATTAGGAGGTGGGCTTGAAGTTGGTGACAGAATCTACAAGCTTAATCAGACAGAGGTTGGGTCAGTGGAAGAAGTGATGCACGTATTGCAGGACGCAAAAGGAGATGTCATCTCGATACATATAGTGAGAGATGAAAAAGAGATGGTCATTGATGTTCCATTACAAAGAACTTCACTTGATCAAGCGAAGATTGGACTTTATATTCGTGATTCCGTTGCTGGTATAGGTACATTAACGTTCGTACAAGAAAATGGGATGTTTGGAGCTTTGGGGCATGTTATAGCGGATGGTGATACAAAGTTACCAGTACAAATAGAGAACGGGAAGGTACTTCATTCAAGAGTGACGTCAATCAAAAAAGGCGCTTCAGGGCATCCGGGCGAAAAATTAGCAAGCTTTGATCGCAAAAGTGGTTATATAGGTAGCGTGGAATCCAATACGGAATTTGGAATTTACGGACATGCCATAACGAGTGTGTTATCAAAAGTTATGCCAGACACTGGACTGCCTATCGCATTTGCCCATGAGGTGGAAGAAGCGGAGGCGGAAATATGGACAGTAGTGGAAGATGATAAAATTGAAAAGTTCACCATTGAGATTGTTTCTAATAAGCCGAGGAAGCATGCTTCCTCAAAAGGTCTCGTTGTAAAAGTAACAGATGCGAGGCTTCTGAATAAAACTGGTGGGATAATTCAAGGGATGAGTGGTAGCCCGATTATACAAGACGGCAAAATAATTGGAGCGATTTCACATGTATTCGTTAATGATCCTTCTAGAGGATATGGTTGTCACATTGAGTGGATGCTTGATGAGGTGGATGCGCTAGCATCCGTCACTAACTAG
- the spo0A gene encoding sporulation transcription factor Spo0A, with amino-acid sequence MGNVTVCIADDNRELVNLLEDYISQEDDLTVVGKAFNGQECLEVIEDVQPDVLILDIIMPHLDGLAVLEKMQDMNLAKKPNIIMLTAFGQEDVTKKAVELGASYYVLKPFDMDTLVNKVRDVSTQGRTSHRSKPSTQEMRRDNRPMNLDASITSIIHEIGVPAHIKGYMYLREAITMVYNDIELLGSITKVLYPDIAKKYNTTASRVERAIRHAIEVAWSRGNIESISKMFGYTVNVSKAKPTNSEFIAMVADKLRIEHRVSV; translated from the coding sequence GTGGGAAATGTTACCGTATGTATTGCAGATGATAATCGTGAGCTTGTGAATTTATTGGAGGATTATATTTCTCAAGAAGATGATCTAACAGTCGTAGGCAAGGCATTTAACGGACAGGAGTGCTTAGAGGTAATTGAGGATGTCCAGCCTGACGTACTAATTTTAGATATTATTATGCCTCATTTAGATGGTCTTGCTGTTCTTGAAAAGATGCAGGACATGAATCTTGCTAAAAAGCCTAATATTATTATGCTTACGGCGTTTGGTCAAGAAGATGTGACGAAGAAAGCGGTAGAGCTAGGGGCATCTTATTATGTCTTAAAGCCGTTTGATATGGATACGTTGGTCAACAAAGTACGCGATGTATCTACACAGGGGCGAACAAGTCATCGTTCGAAGCCTTCTACACAAGAAATGCGCAGAGATAATAGACCAATGAACTTAGATGCTTCTATTACAAGTATCATTCATGAAATCGGGGTACCGGCGCACATTAAAGGATATATGTATTTACGTGAAGCGATCACTATGGTCTATAATGACATTGAATTGCTTGGTTCAATCACAAAAGTGTTATATCCAGATATTGCTAAAAAATATAATACAACAGCTAGCCGTGTAGAGCGAGCGATTCGCCATGCCATTGAAGTTGCTTGGAGCAGAGGGAACATTGAGTCTATTTCAAAGATGTTTGGATATACGGTAAATGTATCGAAGGCAAAGCCGACTAATTCAGAGTTTATTGCAATGGTTGCAGATAAGTTGCGCATTGAGCACAGAGTTAGCGTATAA
- a CDS encoding DUF2627 domain-containing protein, whose protein sequence is MTFIRFIALAIAILPVILAGYGIKLMRDTLFNIVNSPWPSAYIQFLVGIIALAVGIWLIGGFILHRDRKNNKVAPRFQKQARQ, encoded by the coding sequence ATGACGTTTATCCGCTTCATCGCCCTTGCAATAGCGATTCTTCCAGTAATACTAGCTGGATACGGGATTAAGCTAATGCGAGATACTTTATTTAATATCGTCAATTCTCCTTGGCCCTCCGCTTACATTCAATTTTTAGTTGGCATTATTGCACTTGCAGTCGGAATCTGGCTCATTGGCGGATTCATTTTGCATAGAGACAGAAAGAATAACAAAGTTGCTCCACGATTCCAAAAACAAGCTCGCCAATAA
- a CDS encoding sigma-54 interaction domain-containing protein, which produces MFTFYLAVGSDTSSNDLRLLLTRKPLAFQGIYAEGYNEDRLQKLAKNYGIPIIHTLPSDVTDLIVPLTNTINSPRILRQEDVELLVRRAQDLDQMYHILDSTHDGMIAIDALSRITIINSRAEEMTGLYKKDVIGKPIQDVMPSSKLPRVMATEQIEYNRKQVIGNDRTIITTRVPMYEGDTITGALGVFRDITEIVNMAEEVTNLKSIQTMLEAIIQSSDDAISVVNEKGLGLLINPAYSRLTGLHKDEVIGKPATADISEGESIHMKVLQTKKPIRGARMKVGPSKRDVVVNVAPVIVDDEIKGSVGVVHDVSEMESLTKELEQAKKIIRSIEAKYRFEDIIGSSAEMTMAIEQARVAAKTPATILLRGESGTGKELFAHAIHNESKRKYNKFVRVNCAAISESLLESELFGYEDGAFSGAKRGGRKGLFEEANNGSIFLDEIGELSQTMQAKLLRVLQEKEIVRVGGTKTITLDVRVIAATNVALEDKIEAGEFRADLYYRLNRAPISIPALRDRKEDIHALSQHLLLRLNQDYGRHVYQLTDKAIAKLHSYSWPGNVRELENVLGRAIIHMKLSETVIEDTHLSVFPTIADVDTSKNQVRVDDRTLDEQIQDVEAAIIHETLKQCGGNKTKAAQQLGLSVRNLYYKLEKYK; this is translated from the coding sequence ATGTTTACTTTTTATTTGGCTGTTGGGTCAGATACGTCATCAAATGACCTTCGATTACTGTTGACTCGCAAACCTCTAGCATTTCAAGGAATTTACGCAGAAGGCTACAATGAAGATCGTCTGCAAAAATTAGCAAAAAATTATGGTATACCTATTATACATACATTGCCTTCAGACGTAACCGATCTCATCGTTCCATTAACTAACACGATAAACTCACCTCGAATATTAAGGCAAGAGGACGTAGAGCTCTTAGTAAGAAGAGCGCAAGACCTTGATCAAATGTACCATATACTTGATTCTACTCATGATGGCATGATAGCGATAGATGCTCTTAGTCGAATAACTATCATTAACTCACGTGCAGAAGAAATGACCGGACTTTATAAAAAAGATGTAATCGGTAAACCTATACAAGACGTCATGCCATCGTCTAAGCTCCCTAGAGTAATGGCGACCGAACAAATAGAGTATAACCGTAAACAGGTGATAGGCAACGACCGCACAATCATCACAACTCGTGTTCCTATGTACGAAGGGGACACGATAACGGGTGCGCTCGGTGTGTTTCGTGATATAACTGAAATTGTGAATATGGCAGAGGAAGTGACAAATTTAAAAAGCATTCAAACAATGCTTGAAGCAATTATTCAATCATCGGATGATGCGATTTCCGTAGTAAACGAAAAAGGGTTAGGATTATTGATTAATCCTGCCTATTCCAGATTAACTGGTCTTCATAAAGATGAGGTAATCGGAAAACCTGCTACAGCAGATATTTCTGAAGGAGAAAGCATTCACATGAAGGTGCTCCAAACGAAAAAACCAATTCGAGGAGCTAGAATGAAGGTAGGCCCTAGTAAGCGTGATGTAGTTGTTAATGTTGCGCCAGTTATTGTGGACGATGAAATCAAAGGAAGCGTCGGCGTTGTTCATGACGTATCTGAAATGGAATCACTTACAAAAGAATTAGAACAAGCTAAAAAAATAATTCGTTCCATTGAAGCAAAGTACCGTTTTGAAGATATCATAGGTAGCTCGGCTGAAATGACGATGGCGATTGAACAAGCGAGAGTTGCTGCTAAAACACCTGCGACGATTTTACTTAGAGGAGAGTCGGGCACAGGAAAGGAACTTTTTGCGCATGCAATCCACAATGAAAGTAAAAGAAAGTACAATAAATTCGTGCGAGTAAACTGTGCGGCAATATCTGAATCCTTACTCGAAAGTGAGCTTTTTGGCTATGAGGATGGTGCTTTTTCAGGTGCGAAGCGTGGAGGAAGAAAAGGTTTGTTTGAGGAAGCGAATAACGGTAGCATCTTTTTAGATGAAATTGGTGAGTTGTCGCAAACCATGCAGGCAAAGCTGTTACGAGTGTTGCAGGAGAAAGAGATCGTTCGCGTAGGTGGGACGAAAACTATCACGCTAGATGTGCGCGTAATTGCAGCTACGAATGTTGCTTTAGAAGATAAAATTGAAGCAGGAGAATTTCGAGCTGACCTTTATTACAGGCTCAACCGAGCTCCGATTTCGATACCAGCCTTGCGAGATCGGAAGGAAGATATTCATGCCTTGAGCCAGCACCTCTTACTGCGATTAAATCAAGATTATGGGAGGCATGTTTATCAGCTGACAGATAAGGCGATTGCTAAGTTACATTCTTATAGCTGGCCAGGGAATGTAAGAGAGCTTGAGAATGTTCTAGGTAGGGCCATCATTCATATGAAGCTCTCTGAAACAGTTATTGAAGATACTCATCTAAGTGTCTTCCCAACGATCGCGGATGTCGACACATCAAAAAATCAGGTTCGTGTAGACGATCGAACGCTTGATGAGCAAATACAGGATGTAGAAGCAGCTATCATTCATGAAACGTTAAAACAATGTGGAGGAAATAAAACAAAAGCAGCGCAACAATTGGGTTTATCGGTTAGGAATTTATATTATAAACTTGAAAAATACAAGTGA
- a CDS encoding bifunctional enoyl-CoA hydratase/phosphate acetyltransferase codes for MNIDQLLELAKTKKQTIAVAHATDASLFAACKEAADRGGCSFHFFGPMETMLEEASKADVTRQDNFEFHACTTDKESASEAVRFVSAGRAGVLMKGMLSTSLLLKAVLNKEAGLRTGRVLSHVAGFRFPEREKLLYLTDAAMNIAPSLKEKVQILENAVHAVSRIGVTTPKVAALAAVEHVNEAMPATLDAASLTMMNKRGQLTGCVVDGPLAFDIAVSEEAAKQKKVESDVAGKADILLAPSIEVGNSLYKSFTIFGSATVGGMIVGARAPIILTSRADSKESKLFSIALAVNAS; via the coding sequence GTGAACATTGACCAATTATTAGAACTTGCTAAAACGAAGAAACAAACGATTGCCGTCGCCCATGCAACGGACGCATCACTTTTTGCAGCTTGTAAAGAGGCAGCTGATAGAGGAGGATGTTCCTTTCACTTCTTTGGTCCAATGGAGACAATGCTCGAAGAGGCTTCTAAAGCGGATGTTACTAGACAAGACAATTTCGAGTTTCATGCTTGTACGACAGATAAAGAATCAGCGTCTGAAGCTGTGAGATTCGTCTCGGCAGGCCGTGCAGGAGTTTTAATGAAGGGGATGCTTTCTACGTCATTACTTCTTAAAGCGGTGTTAAATAAAGAAGCAGGCTTACGCACTGGCAGAGTGCTTTCTCACGTAGCGGGGTTTAGATTTCCCGAGAGAGAAAAACTATTGTATTTGACCGATGCTGCGATGAATATTGCTCCATCACTAAAAGAGAAAGTACAAATTTTGGAGAATGCTGTCCATGCTGTATCAAGGATTGGAGTGACAACTCCTAAAGTAGCTGCATTGGCAGCAGTTGAGCATGTAAATGAGGCAATGCCAGCAACGTTAGATGCTGCTAGCCTGACGATGATGAACAAACGTGGACAGCTTACAGGGTGTGTTGTAGATGGCCCATTAGCCTTCGATATAGCTGTTTCAGAAGAAGCGGCAAAACAAAAAAAGGTTGAATCAGATGTAGCTGGCAAAGCAGATATTTTGCTTGCACCTTCCATTGAGGTTGGAAACAGCTTATACAAATCCTTTACGATATTCGGATCAGCGACTGTCGGTGGCATGATTGTCGGAGCTCGTGCACCGATCATTCTGACATCACGTGCTGATTCAAAAGAGAGCAAATTATTTTCCATTGCACTAGCAGTGAATGCATCATAA